Within the Halomonas sp. HL-93 genome, the region CACCTGGGTGGCAGTGGGCGTTGGCGGCTCGCTTGCCATGATGATCATCAACTACTTTGGCGTGAGCACGGCCGCACTGCTGCAAAAAGTGGTCACAGGGGTGATTCTGCTGGTGGGGGTGATGTTTGTTACCGGCTCCCTGTTTGAGGGCAGCACCGCCAATATGATGCCTCTATTTTCACAGTCTGAGGGCAGTGTGATATCCGGTATTATTGCGGTTATCGTGATGGTGCCGTTCTTGTTTGTCGGCTTTGATGTCATCCCACAAGCCGCTGAAGAGATCAACTTGCCTTACAAAGCCATCGGCAAAGTGTTGATGGTCTCGGTGATTTTGGCGGTGGTGTGGTACTCGCTGATTATCCTAGCCACCAGCCTGGCGCTGGATAACGAAGCAATCGGTGCCAGTTCGCTAAGCGTGCCCGACGCCATGGAGAGCCTGTTCAATGCTTCATGGGCGGGTAATCTGATGGTGATCGCCGGTATCGCCGGGATCATTACTAGTTGGAATGCCTTTTACATCGGCGGTTCGCGGGCTATCTACGCACTTGCCAATGCGGGCATGCTGCCAGCCGTCTTCTCCAAGCTACATCCGCGCTATAAAACGCCCACCAACGCTATTTTCTTAATGGGCTTTCTGTCCTGCCTTGCCCCGTTATTCGGCCGCCCCGCGCTGGTGTGGATCGTCAATGCCGGTGGCCTGGGGATTGTACTCGCGTACCTGTTTGTGGCGGTGTCTTTCATGGTGCTTCGCGTACGCGAGCCGGATATGCCCCGTCCGTTCAAAGTGAGTTACGGCAAGCTATGCGGCACCTTGGCCGTCGTGCTTTCGTTTGGCATGGCCTGCCTTTACCTGCCGGGAAGCCCAGCAGCATTGGGCACTGCAGAGTGGATCATCCTTGCCGTATGGACGCTACTGGGGATCGGGTTGTACTTCCATGCGCTGCACACTTATGGGCGCGACTACAGCGATCGCCACATGAAAGCTGAGATGTAAGCCGACCCAAAAGATTTCTGGAGAATGTCATGAGCTTTATCGATCAGTGGTTGCACGACGCGGTTCCCGCTCTTGTAGGCGGCGAGTGGCGCACAGGCAAGCAAACCTTTGCGGTGGATAACCCCGCTACCGGCGAAATCATTGCCC harbors:
- a CDS encoding APC family permease; translation: MTTSSSEQAKLVRVLARGDVLALAFGAMIGWGWIVLTGTAIQSAGSVGAILAFIIGGLAIVLVGLTYAELASAMPKVGGEHVYSYRALGHWPSFFCTWAIILGYLSVVAFEAVALPTVVEHLAPNYAVGHMWTIAGWEVKATWVAVGVGGSLAMMIINYFGVSTAALLQKVVTGVILLVGVMFVTGSLFEGSTANMMPLFSQSEGSVISGIIAVIVMVPFLFVGFDVIPQAAEEINLPYKAIGKVLMVSVILAVVWYSLIILATSLALDNEAIGASSLSVPDAMESLFNASWAGNLMVIAGIAGIITSWNAFYIGGSRAIYALANAGMLPAVFSKLHPRYKTPTNAIFLMGFLSCLAPLFGRPALVWIVNAGGLGIVLAYLFVAVSFMVLRVREPDMPRPFKVSYGKLCGTLAVVLSFGMACLYLPGSPAALGTAEWIILAVWTLLGIGLYFHALHTYGRDYSDRHMKAEM